A segment of the Superficieibacter sp. HKU1 genome:
CGGGCCATCTGCCAGCACGTCGCCGCGCTCAATTGGCTCACCCAGAGACACACACGGCATCTGGTTAATACAGGTGTTCTGGTTAGAACGGGTGTATTTGGTCAGGTTATAGATGTCGATACCCGCTTCGCCCGGATACATCTCGTCTTCGTTAACTTTGATAACGATACGGGATGCATCGACGTACTGTACGGTACCGCCACGCTTAGCAACTGCCGTAACACCGGAGTCAACGGCAACAGCACGTTCCATACCGGTACCCACCAGCGGCTTATCAGCGCGCAGCGTTGGAACCGCCTGACGTTGCATGTTCGCACCCATCAATGCACGGTTGGCGTCATCGTGTTCCAGGAACGGGATCAGGGACGCACCGACGGAAACCACCTGCTGAGTGGATACGTCCATGTAGTCAACCTGGTCGCGGCTGAACAAGCTGGATTCGCCTTTGCTACGGCAGGTAACCAGATCTTCTACAAAGTGGCCTTCGTCATCCAGGTTGGAGTTCGCCTGAGCGATAACGTAGTTGCCTTCTTCGATAGCAGACAGGTAGTGAATTTCATCGGTTACGACACCGTCGGTCACTTTACGATACGGCGTTTCGAGGAAACCGTATTCGTTAGTCTGTGCGTACACGGACAGGGAGTTGATCAGACCGATGTTCGGACCTTCAGGCGTTTCGATAGGACATACGCGACCGTAGTGCGTCGGGTGTACGTCTCGAACTTCGAAGCCTGCGCGTTCACGGGTCAAACCGCCTGGGCCGAGTGCGGAGATACGACGTTTGTGCGTAATCTCAGACAGCGGGTTGTTCTGGTCCATAAACTGAGACAGCTGGCTGGAACCAAAGAACTCTTTCACTGCCGCAGAAATCGGTTTGGCGTTGATCATATCCTGAGGCATCAGGGTATCCAGATCGCCCAGAGACAGACGCTCTTTCACCGCACGCTCTACGCGAACCAGGCCAACGCGGAACTGGTTTTCCGCCATTTCGCCAACGGAACGGATACGACGGTTGCCGAGGTGGTCGATGTCATCAACTTCGCCGATACCGTTACGGATACCGATGAGCTTTCTCATGACTTCGATGATGTCGTCTTTGCTCAGGATACCAGAGCCTTCGATTTCATCGCGCAGCAGAGAGCGGTTGAACTTCATACGGCCTACCGCAGACAGATCGTAGCGGTCTTCAGAGAAGAACAGGTTCTCAAACAGGCTTTCAGCCGCTTCACGTGTCGGCGGCTCGCCAGGGCGCATCATACGGTAGATTTCTACCAGCGCGCTCAGGCGATCATTAGTCGGGTCGACGCGAACCGTTTCAGAAATATACGCCCCGTGATCCAGATCGTTGGTGAACAGCGTTTCGATACGCTTGTGACCAGCCTGGCTCAGCTTAGCCAGCAGATCGAGGCTCAGCTCCATGTTCGCCGGGCAAATCAGTTCACCAGTGGATTCGTCAACGTAGTCTTTAGCCGCGACTTTACCTGCGATGTACTCAACCGGAACTTCGATATGTTTGATATCGTCTTTTTCCAGCTGACGAATATGGCGTGCGGTAATACGGCGCGCTTTTTCAACGTAAATCTTGCCATTAGCTTCAATGTCAAAGGAGGCCGTTTCACCACGCAGGCGTTCAGGCACCAGTTCCATCTGCAGCTTGTTATCGCGGATTTCAAAAATGACTTTTTCAAAGAACAGATCCAGAATCTGCTCAGTGGTGTAGTTCAGCGCGCGCAGAATGATAGTCGCAGGCAGTTTGCGGCGACGGTCAATACGTACGAACAGGTTGTCCTTCGGATCGAATTCGAAGTCCAGCCAGGAACCACGGTAAGGAATGATACGCGCGTTATACAGCACTTTACCCGAAGAGTGGGTTTTGCCTTTGTCGGAGTCAAAGAAGACGCCAGGGCTACGGTGCAGCTGAGAAACGATAACACGCTCAGTACCGTTGATGACAAAGGTACCGTTGTCGGTCATGAGCGGAATTTCGCCCATGTACACTTCTTGTTCTTTGATGTCTTTAACGGTGCCTTCCGGCGCTTCACGTTCGTAGATCACCAGACGCAATTTTACGCGCAGCGGTGCCGAATAGGTCACGCCACGGATCTGACATTCCTGCACGTCAAATACTGGCTCGCCCAGGCGATAGCTGACGTACTGTAGCTCAGAATTACCGCTATAGCTGGCAATCGGGAATACGGAACGGAATGCGGCTTCCAGACCATACTGCCCTTCAGGATCTTGCTCGATGAACTTCTGAAACGAGTCAAGCTGGATGGAAAGGAGATAAGGAATGTCCAGAACCTGCGGACGCTTTCCAAAATCCTTACGAATACGTTTTTTCTCGGTATAGGAGTAAACCATTAGGGTTCCTCAGCTCGCTGACAAGTCGACCCACGCTGCCCAGCAAAGGGGCAGTTTATGCAACACTATTTTGTTGACCGGAAAATGGAACACTTTCCGCAATGCCTGTTGCTATCACGCTTAAACCATTTCATTGCGATTTACACAGAACAGACGCTCTGTCGCAGTATATTAAGGCGTCGATAGAAACAAGCATTGTCAGGACAACCAGTAGTCAAACAGTGTGAAATGCTACTAGTGCCTTACAGCGCAAAAAGGCTGGTGACTAAAAAGTCACCAGCCATCAGCCTGATTTCTCAGGCTGCAACCGGAAAGGTTGGCTTATTTAACTTCAACTTCAGCGCCAGCTTCTTCCAGAGATTTTTTCAGTGCTTCAGCGTCATCTTTGCTCACGCCTTCTTTCAGAGCGGCCGGAGCAGATTCTACCAGGTCTTTAGCTTCTTTCAGACCCAGACCAGTTGCGCCACGTACTGCTTTGATGACTGCAACTTTGTTCGCGCCAATACCTTTCAGAATTACGTCGAACTCAGTTTTTTCTTCAGCAGCTTCAGCCGGGCCAGCAGCTACAGCTACAGCGGCAGCAGCAGAAACACCGAATTTTTCTTCCATTGCAGAGATCAGTTCTACAACGTCCATTACGGACATAGCGGATACTGCTTCAATGATTTGATCTTTAGTGATAGACATTTAAATTGTTCCTGAAAATCAGAATAAGTTTATACGTAAGCAGATGCTTGATAAAGATAGTGGCGATTAAGCCGCTTCTTTCGCATCGCGTACAGCAGCCAGAGTACGAACCAGTTTGCCAGCCGAAGCTTCTTTCATGGTTGCCATCAGGCGTGCAATTGCTTCTTCGTAGGTCGGCAGGGTTGCCAGGCGATCGATTTGCGATGCCGGGATCAACTCACCTTCAAAGGCTGCGGCTTTGACCTCAAATTTTGCATTCGCTTTCGCGAACTCTTTGAACAGACGAGCAGCAGCGCCCGGGTGTTCCATAGAGTATGCAATCAGGGTCGGACCAACAAACGCATCTTTCAGGCACTCAAACTGAGTACCTTCAACAGCACGACGCAGCAGGGTGTTACGAACAACACGCATGTATACGCCAGCTTCGCGACCTGCTTTACGCAGTTCAGTCATTTTGTCTACAGTGACGCCACGGGAATCCGCAACTACTGCAGACAGCGCGCCTTTGGCTACTTCGCTGACTTCAGCAACAATCGCTTGTTTGTCTTGAAGATTTAAAGCCATTAGCTTTGCTCCTGGATGTTTGCCAGAGCTCATGCTCTGGAACTCACTTCACTCTCCCCAACGAGAAGAGCGTCTAAATACGGTGAGCAGAAACAAGCCAGAGTATCAGAAATAATCTTAGCGTTCTGTCACCGTCTACGCAGGGCATTAAGTCTCATACGAAACACCTGCGGTCTTCGACGGAGGCCTGGATAGGCCAGGCTCCAACGAACAAATCTATTGTCCCCTAACCGAAGTTAGAGGAATCGTGGGCGAAGATTGTAGACAAATCCACCGCCCACGTAAAGCTAATCTTAGCTATTTGCAGAAGCGCTCAGACCAGCTTGATCAACGGCAACGCCAGCACCCATGGTGGTGGACACGCTGATTTTCTTGATGTACACGCCTTTCGCCTGAGTCGGTTTGGCTTTTTTCAGCGCAACCAGCAGGGATTCCAGGTTTTCTTTCAGTTTGTCAGCGTCAAAATCCACTTTACCGATGGTAGTGTGGATGATGCCGTTTTTGTCGTTACGATAACGAACCTGACCTGCTTTAGCGTTCTTAACCGCTTCAGCAACGTTCGGGGTTACAGTACCGACTTTCGGGTTAGGCATCAGGCCACGCGGACCCAGAACCTGGCCCAGCTGGCCAACAACGCGCATTGCATCCGGAGAAGCAATTACGACGTCAAAGTTCATTTCGCCTTTTTTGATCTGGTCAGCCAGATCTTCCATACCTACCAGTTCAGCGCCAGCAGCTTTAGCAGCTTCAGCGTTTGCGCCCTGGGTAAATACGGCTACGCGAACGGAACGGCCAGTACCGTGCGGCAGTACAGTTGCACCACGTACGTTCTGGTCAGATTTACGAGCGTCGATGCCGAGGTTAACAGCAACGTCAACGCTTTCGTTGAATTTAGCGGTGGCCAGCTCTTTCAGCAGAGCAATAGCTTCGTTGATGTCATACTGCTTGGTCGCATCAACTTTCTCACGGATCACACGCATGCGCTTGGTCAGTTTAGCCATTTCTTAATCCTCCACTACCAGGCCCATGGAACGTGCAGTACCTTCGATGGAGCGAGTCATCGCTTCAACATCGGCACCAGTCATGTCGGCAGCTTTGGTCTGCGCGATTTCCTGCAGCTGAGCGCGGGAAATTTTACCTACTTTGTCTTTGTTCGGCTTACCGGAACCAGACTTAATACCAGCCGCTTTCTTCAGCAGAACTGCTGCCGGAGGCGTTTTGGTAATGAAGGTGAAAGAACGGTCAGCGTAAACGGTGATAACAACCGGAATCGGCAGACCTTTTTCCATAGAATCTGTTTTTGCGTTGAACGCTTTGCAGAATTCCATGATGTTCACGCCCTGCTGACCCAGTGCTGGACCAACCGGCGGACTCGGGTTTGCCATACCAGCTGCAACCTGCAGCTTGACGTAGGCTTGTACTTTCTTAGCCATTCTAAATTCCTCAAATTGGGTAATAGCGCCTTTACACTTCATCCTTCAGGCCGCCTCTGCGTTGGCTGCCTTCTCTCAAACCTGTCACTTACTTATGTAAGCTCCTGGTTTTCGCTCAGTTGCCGCCTTGATGCAACCTGAATGATTTTGTGTAAGTAACGGCTCCCCGTGATAAATACGCTCTACGGGCACAAGGCCCATAAAAACAAAAGGCGCGAAATTGTATGTCAATTTCGCGCCCTGTGCAACGATTAGATCGTCGCTTTTTTGATCGCCTGCTTACGCTTTTTCAACCTGCGCGAAGTCCAGCTCTACCGGAGTCGCACGACCAAAGATAGAAACAGAGACCTTCAGACGAGACTTCTCGTAGTCAACTTCTTCAACCACGCCGTTAAAGTCAGCAAACGGACCATCGCTGACGCGAACCATTTCGCCCGGTTCGAACAGCGTTTTCGGCCGTGGTTTATCGCCAACCTGTTGCAGGCGATTCATGATCGCATCAACTTCTTTGTCGCTGATTGGCGCAGGACGGTCAGAGGTGCCACCAATGAAACCCATTACACGCGGTACGCTACGCACCAGGTGCCAGCTCGCGTCGTTCATCACCATCTGAACCAGCACGTAGCCCGGGAAGAATTTGCGCTCGCTTTTGCGACGCTGGCCGCCACGGATTTCGACCACTTCTTCGGTCGGGACCATGACTTCACCAAACAACTCTTCCATATTGTGTAATTTGATATGCTCACGCAGCGATGTAGCTACGCGGCCTTCAAAACCGGAAAACGCCTGAACGACGTACCAGCGCTTTTTAGGAGCTTCAGACATCTCAGAACCTCAGGCCAGTGATAAAGGATACCAGGCGGACCAGAATACCATCCAGCCCCCACAGGATCAGCGACATGACAGCAGTCACTGCAGCCACGATTAACGTAGTGTGTAACGTTTCCTGACGAGTTGGCCAAATCACCTTACGGACTTCGGTTCTCGCTTCGCGGGCAAAAGCGACGGTCGCCTTGCCTTTCGTTGTCAACAGCGCGACACCACCCGCTGCAGCAATAAGAATTACTACTGCCAGCGCGCGTAGCGGCAGCATCATGTCACGATAAAGATAGTTGCCGACGATAGCTACGATGAGCAATACAGCAACAACCACCCACTTCATCGCTTCCAGGCCGCGCCCGCTCCCTTGAGCTTCGGTATTCGCACTCATAAACCAACCTGTCACCAGAATTCAGACAAACATTTTCACCCCGCGTAAGCGAGGCGAGCCAAACCGAAAGGCGCTGCTGCGTTTCGGCGCTATATACATCCTCAAACGCCCTCTACAGAGCCTGTCTCAGCAATGATTATGACCTAAAAAATCACTGATGAGCCAGGTTCTGGTTCGAAAGCGTGCAAAAAGGGCATCAAATGATGCCCTTTTATTGCGCATTGCGTCAAATGTTATCAGCGATTAACCGAGAACTTTAGCAACAACGCCCGCGCCAACGGTACGGCCGCCTTCACGGATTGCGAAACGCAGACCGTCGTCCATCGCGATCGGGTGGATCAGGGTAACAACCATTTTGATGTTGTCGCCCGGCATTACCATCTCTACGCCTTCCGGCAGTTCGATGGTGCCAGTCACGTCAGTTGTACGGAAGTAGAACTGCGGACGGTAGCCTTTGAAGAACGGAGTATGACGGCCGCCTTCATCTTTGGACAGGATGTACACTTCAGATTCAAACTTGGTGTGCGGCTTGATTGAACCCGGCTTAGCCAGAACCTGGCCACGCTGGATTTCTTCACGCTTGATACCACGCAGCAGAACACCACAGTTCTCGCCTGCACGACCTTCGTCCAGCAGTTTGCGGAACATTTCAACGCCGGTACAGGTGGATTTCGCAGTATCTTTGATACCCACGATTTCAACTTCTTCACCCACTTTGATGATACCGCGCTCTACACGACCGGTAACAACGGTACCACGGCCGGAGATGGAGAATACGTCTTCGATCGGCAGCAGGAACGGCTTGTCAATCGCACGCTCTGGTTCCGGGATGTAAGAATCCAGGTAGCCAGCCAGTTCGATGATTTTTTCTTCCCACTCTGCTTCGCCTTCCAGCGCTTTCAGAGCAGAACCACGAACGATCGGCGTGTCGTCGCCCGGGAAGTCGTACTGGGACAGAAGTTCACGAACTTCCATTTCTACCAGTTCCAGCAGCTCTTCGTCATCAACCATGTCGCATTTGTTCAGGAACACGATGATGTACGGAACGCCTACCTGACGACCCAGCAGGATGTGCTCACGGGTCTGCGGCATCGGGCCGTCAGTCGCAGCAACAACCAGGATCGCGCCGTCCATCTGCGCAGCACCGGTGATCATGTTTTTAACATAGTCGGCGTGGCCCGGGCAGTCTACGTGCGCGTAGTGGCGAGTCGGGGTGTCATATTCAACGTGAGAAGTGTTGATGGTGATACCACGAGCTTTTTCTTCCGGTGCGTTATCGATCTGGTCGAATGCGCGAGCAGCACCGCCGTAGGTTTTCGCCAGTACGGTAGTGATTGCAGCGGTCAGCGTTGTTTTACCATGGTCAACGTGGCCGATAGTACCGACGTTGACGTGCGGTTTTGTACGTTCAAACTTTTCTTTAGACATCGATTGTCCCTCTAAGACACGGATAAATCGGTGATATCACCACATCAACCAGGCAACACGCCCGACTTGTTGAATGAAATAACAGAAGAGAAACAGGGGAGGAGAGATAAAGAAGTGGTGCTGATACCCAGAGTCGAACTGGGGACCTCACCCTTACCAAGGGTGCGCTCTACCAACTGAGCCATATCAGCACGTCTGGAGCGGGCAGCGGGAATCGAACCCGCATCATCAGCTTGGAAGGCTGAGGTAATAGCCATTATACGATGCCCGCATCCTGAAACTCGGCTACCCAGTTCTTTCTGTTTGAGCCGGTTCATTTCACTGAACCAACTCAGGCGACGCTAAGCGTTGCCAGAAATGGTGGTGGGGGAAGGATTCGAACCTTCGAAGTCTGTGACGGCAGATTTACAGTCTGCTCCCTTTGGCCGCTCGGGAACCCCACCGGGCTTGATGGTGCCGACTACCGGAATCGAACTGGTGACCTACTGATTACAAGTCAGTTGCTCTACCTACTGAGCTAAGTCGGCATCAAGTAGCGCGCATTCTAGGTAGACCTGCGCCTGCATGCAACTAAAAATTTGCATAAATCGTTCTATCGCTCACATTTTGTGCGCACGTGGGCAAATGTGGTGTAAATTCGCTCATTGCAGCACATTATTTCATCGGTTCATCGTCCTGGTTGCATCATTTCTCAGGCTTGTAGACAACGTACGCGGCTGTTTTTACATCGGAGTTTGGACGGCTTCAGGCGATTTTTTCTTATCTTCCCTTTCATCTGGTGTTAACCTCCTGCCCATTGTGTAAATTAACTGAAATGTGCCGCGCCTTCGTTCCCTGGTCATTTAAGAGGACGGGAGGGCAGCGAGAAACATGTTATGAGCAAAAAAGAACACGCGTTAACGACACCTTATATGGAATTTGACCGCCGCCAGTGGGCCGCGCTTCGTGACTCCGTTCCGATGACGCTGACTGAGGGTGAGATCGCCCGCCTGAAAGGGATTAATGAAGACCTTTCTCTGGAAGAAGTGGCTGAGATCTATCTGCCCCTGTCGCGTTTGCTCAATTTTTACATTAGTTCCAACCTGCGCCGCCAGGCCGTGCTTGAGCAATTTCTTGGAACCGACGGGCAACGAATTCCCTATATCATTAGTATCGCCGGCAGTGTCGCAGTGGGTAAAAGTACTACTGCGCGCGTACTCCAGGCACTGTTGAGCCGCTGGCCGGAACATCGCCGCGTAGAACTCATCACTACGGACGGCTTTCTGCATCCAAACCAGGTGCTTAAAGATCGCGGGATAATGAAGAAGAAAGGCTTTCCTCAGTCCTATGATATGCACCGGCTGGTTAAGTTTGTTTCTGATATCAAATCAGGGGTACCGAATGCCACTGCTCCGGTCTATTCGCATCTTATTTATGATGTGATCCCCGATGGGGATAAAAATGTTTCTCAGCCCGATATATTAATTCTCGAAGGATTAAATGTATTGCAGAGTGGAATGGACTATCCACACGATCCACATCATGTATTTGTTTCTGATTTCGTGGATTTTTCTATTTACGTTGATGCACCGGAAGAATTATTACAGACCTGGTATATTAATCGCTTCCTGAAATTCCGTGAAGGCGCTTTTACCGATCCAGATTCCTATTTTCATAACTATGCGAAGTTATCAGAAGAAGAAGCTGTGAAGGTAGCTACATCTTTATGGAAGGAAATCAATGGATTGAATTTAAAAGAAAATATTCTTCCCACCCGTGAACGAGCGAGCCTGATTATGACCAAAAGCGCTAATCATGCCGTCAGGCAGGTTCGATTACGTAAATAGGAAAAGGGAGCCATTGCTCCCTTTTTTATTCGGCGCTGCGCAGAGAAATTTCTCCTCCCATCCACGGTTTAATTTCCCCATTTTGTTCAAGCATGAGTGCGCCCTGCGCATTTATTCCGCGAGAAATACCGATGATTTCTCTGTCGCCAATAATGAGTTTTACCTGTCGATTGATAAAATTATCTAACTTTTCCCAGCGGGAAAGATAAGGCGTTAGCCCTTCCAGTTCAAAAAGCTTTAAAGAGGTTCTTAGCTCTTTGATTAATCGAATGGCAAGGGCATTACGATCGATTGCGATCCCGGCTTCCTGTAGAGTGATCCAGCCCTGATTGACCACCTCTTCCTCAACCCGGCGCATCGCCATGTTGATACCAGCGCCAATGACAATCTGTGCAGCATCACCCGTTTTACCGGTGAGCTCAACCAGAATACCTGACAATTTGCGATCCTGAAGGTAAAGGTCATTAGGCCATTTTACCCGTACCTGAGTTGCGCCCAGATCGTGTAGCACTTCAGCCATAACAATGCCAATGACCAGGCTCAGACCAATTGCTGCGGCAGGTCCCTGTTCCAGCCGCCAGTACATCGAAAGATAGAGGTTCGCGCCGAAAGGTGAAAACCATTTACGACCGCGGCGTCCACGGCCCGCCTGCTGATATTCAGCAATGCAGGCATCTCCCGAGTGTAATTCACTAATGCGGTCGAGGAGATACTGGTTAGTGGAATCAATAACCGGTAATACCGCCACCGAACCATACTCAATTTGGCTGCGGATCAGTTGTTCATCTAATAACTGGATGGGTTCAGGAAGGCTGTAGCCTTTGCCTGGTACGGTAAAGACATCGACACCCCAGTCGCGCAGCGTTTGAATATGTTTGTTAATGGCTGCACGGCTCATGCCCAGGCGTTCACCCAACTGCTCGCCTGAGTGAAAGTCGCCATCGGATAAGATAGAGATTAACGTTAACGGAATAGTATTATCTTTCACGCGATAGTCTCCACGGCACTGACTTCCCCATGACTGCCAATAAAGCGCACTTCAGGTTCAAGCCATACGTTAAATTTTTCACCTACCCGTTGTCGGACATGGTGTGCCAGATGGACAACGTCTTCGCTAAGCGCATTGCCGGTGTTAATGAGCACTAACGCTTGCTGTTTGTGAACCATCGCCCCACCGATTTGCGTTCCTTTAAGCTGGCACCGATCGATAAGCCATCCTGCGGCAAGTTTGACGGAACCGTCTGCCTGCGGATAATGCGGGGCATCCGGGAAGTGCGCCAGCAATGCCTGGGCTTGCGTACTGCTGATTACCGGGTTTTTAAAGAAGCTACCAGCGTTACCATTAACGTTAGGATCCGGTAATTTGGTGGTGCGCATATGGCAGACGGCTTCGTAGACCTGTTGAGGCGTTACCATTTCGGGATCCAGGCGTGCTAAATCACCGTAGGTTAAAACAGGTTGCCATAACTTTGGCAAACGCAACCCCACCGCGACGATAGCGTAACGATCCTGATATTCATGTTTAAAGATACTATCGCGATAGCCAAATCGGCACTCTGCGGCGTTAAGGCGTGAAGCCTGGCCGGTAGCCAGTTCAATACAGTCGACATACTCGCAGACGCGCTGTAATTCAACGCCATAAGCGCCAATATTCTGGATAGGTGAAGAGCCAACACAGCCTGGGATCATGGCCAGATTTTCCAGGCCGGGCATGCGGTGTTGCAGAGTATATTGCACCAGTTGATGCCAGTTCTCCCCTGCCCCAACATGTATATGCCATGCATCGTGCTGCTCTGTGATGTTAATCCCTTTGATACGATTGACGATGACTGTACCGCGAAAGGAGGCAAGAAACAGCACATTGCTGCCCTCTCCCAATATCAGTACAGGGTGCTGCTGTTGCATTGCTTTATGCCATGCGTTTAAGAGTTGTTGTTCATTTTCGGCGCAGACGATCTCGCTTGCAGGTTGATCGATGCCAAAGGTATTCCAGGGCTTAAGGGAGTGATTCATAGACGCTATCCTGATGCAAAATCACGGCTAGTTTACCGTATATGCAGGAGTATGGCTTGTAGTTATAGAGGAGAGAGAAGTCAATAAACGCAGAACGCAAAAAGCCCATCCGTCAGGATGGGCTTCTGCTGATTTGATGCCTGGCAGTTCCCTACTCTCGCATGGGGAGACCCCACACTACCATCGGCGCTACGGCGTTTCACTTCTGAGTTCGGCATGGGGTCAGGTGGGACCACCGCGCTGTTGCCGCCAGGCAAATTCTGTTTACCAGGGTGCATTCCGCACACTGATTAATCTGGTTCAGGCTGAAAATCTCTCTCAAATCGCCAAAACAGCTTCGGCGTTGTAAGGTTAAGCCTCACGGTTCATTAGTACCGGTTAGCTCAACGCATCGCTGCGCTTACACACCCGGCCTATCAACGTCGTCGTCTTCAACGTTCCTTCAGGAGACTTAAAGTCTCAGGGAGAACTCATCTCGGGGCAAGTTTCGTGCTTAGATGCTTTCAGCACTTATCTCTTCCGCATTTAGCTACCGGGCAGTGCCATTGGCATGACAACCCGAACACCAGTGATGCGTCCACTCCGGTCCTCTCGTACTAGGAGCAGCCCCCCTCAGTTCTCCAGCGCCCACGGCAGATAGGGACCGAACTGTCTCACGACGTTCTAAACCCAGCTCGCGTACCACTTTAAATGGCGAACAGCCATACCCTTGGGACCTACTTCAGCCCCAGGATGTGATGAGCCGACATCGAGGTGCCAAACACCGCCGTCGATATGAACTCTTGGGCGGTATCAGCCTGTTATCCCCGGAGTACCTTTT
Coding sequences within it:
- the secE gene encoding preprotein translocase subunit SecE, yielding MSANTEAQGSGRGLEAMKWVVVAVLLIVAIVGNYLYRDMMLPLRALAVVILIAAAGGVALLTTKGKATVAFAREARTEVRKVIWPTRQETLHTTLIVAAVTAVMSLILWGLDGILVRLVSFITGLRF
- the coaA gene encoding type I pantothenate kinase; this translates as MSKKEHALTTPYMEFDRRQWAALRDSVPMTLTEGEIARLKGINEDLSLEEVAEIYLPLSRLLNFYISSNLRRQAVLEQFLGTDGQRIPYIISIAGSVAVGKSTTARVLQALLSRWPEHRRVELITTDGFLHPNQVLKDRGIMKKKGFPQSYDMHRLVKFVSDIKSGVPNATAPVYSHLIYDVIPDGDKNVSQPDILILEGLNVLQSGMDYPHDPHHVFVSDFVDFSIYVDAPEELLQTWYINRFLKFREGAFTDPDSYFHNYAKLSEEEAVKVATSLWKEINGLNLKENILPTRERASLIMTKSANHAVRQVRLRK
- the tuf gene encoding elongation factor Tu, which translates into the protein MSKEKFERTKPHVNVGTIGHVDHGKTTLTAAITTVLAKTYGGAARAFDQIDNAPEEKARGITINTSHVEYDTPTRHYAHVDCPGHADYVKNMITGAAQMDGAILVVAATDGPMPQTREHILLGRQVGVPYIIVFLNKCDMVDDEELLELVEMEVRELLSQYDFPGDDTPIVRGSALKALEGEAEWEEKIIELAGYLDSYIPEPERAIDKPFLLPIEDVFSISGRGTVVTGRVERGIIKVGEEVEIVGIKDTAKSTCTGVEMFRKLLDEGRAGENCGVLLRGIKREEIQRGQVLAKPGSIKPHTKFESEVYILSKDEGGRHTPFFKGYRPQFYFRTTDVTGTIELPEGVEMVMPGDNIKMVVTLIHPIAMDDGLRFAIREGGRTVGAGVVAKVLG
- the nusG gene encoding transcription termination/antitermination protein NusG encodes the protein MSEAPKKRWYVVQAFSGFEGRVATSLREHIKLHNMEELFGEVMVPTEEVVEIRGGQRRKSERKFFPGYVLVQMVMNDASWHLVRSVPRVMGFIGGTSDRPAPISDKEVDAIMNRLQQVGDKPRPKTLFEPGEMVRVSDGPFADFNGVVEEVDYEKSRLKVSVSIFGRATPVELDFAQVEKA
- the rplJ gene encoding 50S ribosomal protein L10 codes for the protein MALNLQDKQAIVAEVSEVAKGALSAVVADSRGVTVDKMTELRKAGREAGVYMRVVRNTLLRRAVEGTQFECLKDAFVGPTLIAYSMEHPGAAARLFKEFAKANAKFEVKAAAFEGELIPASQIDRLATLPTYEEAIARLMATMKEASAGKLVRTLAAVRDAKEAA
- the rplA gene encoding 50S ribosomal protein L1 encodes the protein MAKLTKRMRVIREKVDATKQYDINEAIALLKELATAKFNESVDVAVNLGIDARKSDQNVRGATVLPHGTGRSVRVAVFTQGANAEAAKAAGAELVGMEDLADQIKKGEMNFDVVIASPDAMRVVGQLGQVLGPRGLMPNPKVGTVTPNVAEAVKNAKAGQVRYRNDKNGIIHTTIGKVDFDADKLKENLESLLVALKKAKPTQAKGVYIKKISVSTTMGAGVAVDQAGLSASANS
- the rplK gene encoding 50S ribosomal protein L11 → MAKKVQAYVKLQVAAGMANPSPPVGPALGQQGVNIMEFCKAFNAKTDSMEKGLPIPVVITVYADRSFTFITKTPPAAVLLKKAAGIKSGSGKPNKDKVGKISRAQLQEIAQTKAADMTGADVEAMTRSIEGTARSMGLVVED
- the rpoB gene encoding DNA-directed RNA polymerase subunit beta; protein product: MVYSYTEKKRIRKDFGKRPQVLDIPYLLSIQLDSFQKFIEQDPEGQYGLEAAFRSVFPIASYSGNSELQYVSYRLGEPVFDVQECQIRGVTYSAPLRVKLRLVIYEREAPEGTVKDIKEQEVYMGEIPLMTDNGTFVINGTERVIVSQLHRSPGVFFDSDKGKTHSSGKVLYNARIIPYRGSWLDFEFDPKDNLFVRIDRRRKLPATIILRALNYTTEQILDLFFEKVIFEIRDNKLQMELVPERLRGETASFDIEANGKIYVEKARRITARHIRQLEKDDIKHIEVPVEYIAGKVAAKDYVDESTGELICPANMELSLDLLAKLSQAGHKRIETLFTNDLDHGAYISETVRVDPTNDRLSALVEIYRMMRPGEPPTREAAESLFENLFFSEDRYDLSAVGRMKFNRSLLRDEIEGSGILSKDDIIEVMRKLIGIRNGIGEVDDIDHLGNRRIRSVGEMAENQFRVGLVRVERAVKERLSLGDLDTLMPQDMINAKPISAAVKEFFGSSQLSQFMDQNNPLSEITHKRRISALGPGGLTRERAGFEVRDVHPTHYGRVCPIETPEGPNIGLINSLSVYAQTNEYGFLETPYRKVTDGVVTDEIHYLSAIEEGNYVIAQANSNLDDEGHFVEDLVTCRSKGESSLFSRDQVDYMDVSTQQVVSVGASLIPFLEHDDANRALMGANMQRQAVPTLRADKPLVGTGMERAVAVDSGVTAVAKRGGTVQYVDASRIVIKVNEDEMYPGEAGIDIYNLTKYTRSNQNTCINQMPCVSLGEPIERGDVLADGPSTDLGELALGQNMRVAFMPWNGYNFEDSILVSERVVQEDRFTTIHIQELACVSRDTKLGPEEITADIPNVGEAALSKLDESGIVYIGAEVTGGDILVGKVTPKGETQLTPEEKLLRAIFGEKASDVKDSSLRVPNGVSGTIIDVQVFTRDGVEKDKRALEIEEMQLKQAKKDLSEELQILEAGLFSRIYAVLVAGGVEADKLDKLPRDRWLELGLTDEEKQNQLEQLAEQYDELKHEFEKKLEAKRRKITQGDDLAPGVLKIVKVYLAVKRRIQPGDKMAGRHGNKGVISKINPIEDMPHDANGTPVDIVLNPLGVPSRMNIGQILETHLGMAAKGIGDKINAMLKQQQEVAKLREFIQRAYDLGADVRQKVDLNTFSDEEVMRLAENLKKGMPIATPVFDGAKESEIKELLQLGGLPTSGQITLFDGRTGEQFERQVTVGYMYMLKLNHLVDDKMHARSTGSYSLVTQQPLGGKAQFGGQRFGEMEVWALEAYGAAYTLQEMLTVKSDDVNGRTKMYKNIVDGNHQMEPGMPESFNVLLKEIRSLGINIELEDE
- the rplL gene encoding 50S ribosomal protein L7/L12; the protein is MSITKDQIIEAVSAMSVMDVVELISAMEEKFGVSAAAAVAVAAGPAEAAEEKTEFDVILKGIGANKVAVIKAVRGATGLGLKEAKDLVESAPAALKEGVSKDDAEALKKSLEEAGAEVEVK